The Cyanobacteria bacterium GSL.Bin1 genome segment GACCAGACGACGTCGCAAACGCACTCGTCGGAGTTAATCAGCCTCATGTTTCTACTGCTAAAATTTTATCCCAAAATTAAGACCACAAAGTTCACACCTTGAAAGGGCTGGTCCTATTGTAGTATTAACAAACTCTCTGTGTTCCTCTGTGACTCTGTGGTTAATCACAAAAAAACTCCCCAAACTAGAGCGAATGGGGGTTAATTGTAATTTAGAATTGAGCAATCGTATCAGTTACTAAACTGAGCATGTTGTGGGTCAAGGGTAAACTATCGATAACAATTCCGGTACATAACAACATCATGTAGAGAATCGAATACTTAAACACCGATCGCGCTTTCATTTTATCCTCTGGGGTTTTTCGTAACTCCCAAGTTTTGATAATAAATGTTACCCCGAGAATCCCTGCAAATAGAGCATAAATCAGTCCAGACTCACCAAGGGGATAAATCAAGCCAAATGTAAAAGGAACGACAAAAATGGTGTAAGCAAACACTTGTTCTGCGGTATTTTTTGCCCCTTTCACCACTGGTAACATGGGGACATTGACTTCTGCATAATCATCACAGATCATCATTGCTAACGCCCAAAAATGAGGGGGTGTCCAAAAAAAGACAATGGCAAATAAAAACCACGCCGTCCAGCTTAACTCACCAGTCACCGCAGCCCAGCCGACTAGCGCTGGAATTGCCCCAGCCGCACCGCCAATAACAATATTCTGGGTGCTGTGACGTTTCAACCAGTGGGTATAAACCAGCATATAAACGAAAATTCCAGAAAGGGCGAGTAACGCACTCAGGACATTGACATACCAAGCCATGAGGCTAAAGGAAAGGATCGCTAAAGCAATGGCAAATAACAAAGCGTGTTGCGGTTGTACGCGCCCCGAAGGAATAGGGCGTTTCCGAGTGCGCTGCATCTCATAATCAATATCTTTATCGTAGATACAATTGAGCGTTTGGGCAGAAGCGGCTGCTAAGGTTCCACCAACGAGAGTAATGAAGACATTGAAAGGGTCAACTTGTCCTTTTCCCGCTAACCACATCGCGGCTGCAGTTGTAATCAGTAATAGGGGAATAATACGCGGTTTGGTGAGTTGATAATAACTCTGAATCACTTGTAAAAACGTTTCGTTACGGGGAGAAAGACTAGTCCCTGTCATGTTTATTCCTTGAAAATTGAACAATGGAGAGTAATAAGCAAAGGGGCGGTTAGACTGCTGAGGAGGGAGTGGCGCAATCACGCACGGCTAATACAGTATAAGCAACTAATCCCCCTAATAAAGCTGCACCCACCGCTTGATGCGTTACGGTGAGGGGTTCCACTTGTAAATGGAGATGGAAGGTCGCAAACCCCACTAAAATTTGAAGCAGCAAAAATATACCAGAAAGATTTGCTAATTGCCGTAGCATCGGATGGAGGGCTGGCGTTCGCCAGGAAAAAATCACCACTGCCAGTGTTGCTAAACTTGCCGGAAGTACACCAACTAGATGGGTATTCATCACTGAACACAGTTCAAAGCCGGTATAACATTGATGGACTGCCCAGCGGGAGGCAATTAATCCCCCCAGCAAACTTTGTAAATAGACCAAGCCAACGGCGACACCACCGAACCAAGGAAGTTTCTTCGCCGTCGTTGTTCCTTGATAAGGCAGCAAAGCGCTTCCCATGCCAATCAACAAACAGAAAAATAGCAAAGCGGTTCCTAAATGGGCGGTGACAATATCAAAGCGCAATAACTCAGTTACTGTCAGCCCACCGAGTAATCCTTGAACAACTACTAAAACTAATGCCAATAGAGATGCCCAAGGTAGCCAACGGGGTAATTCTCGGCGAAACCAAATCGATAAACCAACCAACCCCATTGTTGTCAGCCCAATCAGGGCAGCATCAAGACGGTGAAACCATTCCAAAAAAACTTGTAAATTCATTTGTTGTGAGGGCACCACCTGACCGTAGCACAGGGGCCAATCCGGACAAGCCAAACCCGCATCCATAACGCGAGTGGCACTCCCAATTGCCATTAAAATAAAGGTTGCCCCAGCAATTTTCCAAATCAACCGTCTGACCCGTTGCTGAGCTGAAACTTTGGCTGAAGAAGAATTAACTTTTGGGTAAATCGCTGATTCTGTCATAACCGCTAAAGATTATAAAAAAAACTTTATTAGTTGCTAAGTAATAGCTCCTCAATTAACTTAGCACTTGCTAAACAGTAATTGACTCACTTTAGTCACTACTCTACTCATCTCAGTCGCTTATTGCCATTGTTTTAGATCTTCTTCAGATTAGAGAAAGCTTCCTTTGATATTTCTTTACATTTCCTCCCGATTTATTGTTTAGATTTGTTGCGATCCCAAAGAAAAGACAAAGAAAAGTTGAAAATTTACCAATTCACCTGAATTTTCTAATGGTTTGTTTTACCGTAGGTTAGGGATGAGCATCGAAAGGATAATACAAATTGGCTATAGCGTTTCTGGATCAGCAACAATTCCCAGAAAAACGATCATGAAATTAACTTGAAACTTACAAACGATTAAGCAAATCAGCGTAAAAAAACCGTGACTACTGCTAACAAAATTAAAATTGCCTCAATTGCCATCTTAATCGCCATTATTAGCCTTTGGTATGGTCAAAATCATGGTCTACTTCCCGTTGCTGCTTCCCCCGAAGCGGAAGCAGTCGATGGGATTTTTCAATTGATGATGACCGTTGCCACTGCTTTGTTTTTACTGATCGAAGGTGTATTGATTTATTCAGTAATTCGCTTTCGACAAAAGCCTGGCGATGACAGTGATGGTCCACCAACAGAAGGGAATGTCTCCTTGGAAATTGTCTGGACAGCGATTCCTACTGTCATTGTCTTGATTATTTCGATTTACAGTTTTGAAGTTTATAATTCCATGGGAGGGCTCAATCCCGAAGCTTCTAGAGATCCAGGCCCCCAACAAGTTGCTGCAGATAACTCCTCTAGCCAGGGGTTACAAGGATTAATTGCCTCAGCATCCAACTACCTTGCCCTTGGTTTAGGGGAATCACCGGGTAATCAAGCCAAAAATCTGACGCCCTTATCAGTAGATGTGAATGCAATTCAGTATGCCTTTTTGTTTACTTACCCTGATAGCGGCATTGTCTCTGGAGAATTGCATGTTCCAGTCGGGCAACCCGTTAAACTCAACATTGAAGCAGGGGATGTGATTCATGCCTTTTGGGTGCCCCAACTTCGCCTGAAACAAGATGCTGTTCCGGGTCGGGAAACTAAAATTAGTTTTACTCCTGAACGGACCGGTGAATATCCCATTATTTGCGCAGAACTGTGTGGTCCTTATCATGGCGCAATGAAAACCCAGTTAATTATTGAAAGTCGAGAAGAGTATCAAGCTTGGATTCAAGAACAACAAGTGGCTCAAAGTCAACCGCTAGACGATACAGTTGCAGTCGGTACCATCGATCCACTACTTGCCCCTTACGCGGAAAAAATTGGGGTGAATGAGGAAACACTAGAGGCATTGCCTGCCCACCACAAGCATTAATTCATTGAAGAGAGACGCTAATTTTATGACAACGCCAGTAGCAAATCCTCAAAGCGAACATCTTGAGGAAAAACGAACTTGGACCGATTACTTTACGTTTAATACGGACCATAAGGTGATTGGAATTCAATATCTTGTCACCTCTTTTATCTTTTACCTGATTGGTGGCGCACTCGCTGCTGCTGTACGCACAGAGTTAGCAACACCAGAATCAGATTTTGTCAGTCCAGAAGTCTATAATCAACTCTTTACCGTTCATGGCACAGTTATGATTTTTCTCTGGATTGTGCCTGCCGGGGCAGGGTTTGCCAACTATTTAATCCCTTTGATGATTGGGGCAAAAGATATGGCATTTCCGCGCTTGAACGCGGTGGCGTTTTGGATGATTCCCCCGGGAGGCTTGTTACTCATGGCAAGTTTCTTTGTGGGGGCACCGCAAGCGGGCTGGACATCTTATCCGCCTCTGAGTTTAATGACGGGGAAAGCAGGAGAGGAAATCTGGATTCTCAGTATTTTGATCTTGGGAACCTCGTCGATTTTGGGAGCGATCAACTTCTTGGCAACTATCCTCAAAATGCGGATGCCAGAGATGGGGTTTTTTGATTTACCCCTCTTTTGTTGGTCCATGTTGGCAACGGGGGCAATGATTTTGGTGAGTACCCCGGTATTAGCCGCAGCACTGATTCTCCTATCATTTGATTTGATTGTTGGCACTAGCTTCTTTAATCCCACGGGTGGGGGTGATCCAATTGTGTATCAGCACATGTTCTGGTTTTACTCGCACCCGGCAGTTTATATTATGATTTTGCCCTTTTTTGGGGTAATTTCAGAAGTTTTGCCGGTTCATTCCCGCAAACCAATTTTCGGCTATCGCGCGATCGCGTTTTCCAGTCTTGCCATTAGCTTTCTCGGTTTAATTGTCTGGGCGCACCATATGTTCAGTAGTGGCACACCCGGCTGGTTACGGATGTTCTTTATGGCAACAACCATGATTATCGCCGTGCCCACCGGCATTAAAGTCTTTGGCTGGTGTGCTACGATTTGGGGCGGAAAAATTCGTCTCAACAGTGCGATGTTGTTTGGCATGGGCTTTGTTTCTTCCTTCCTAATTGGGGGATTAAGTGGTGTCATGATAGCCTCAGTACCCTTTGATATCCACGTCCACGACACCTATTTCATCGTTGCCCACCTACACTATGTTCTTTTCGGCGGCAGTGTGCTTGGGTTGTTCTCAGCCGTGTATCACTGGTTCCCCAAAATGACCGGGAAATATCTCAACGAAACTTGGGGCAAAATCCATTTTGGACTCACCTTTATTGGTTTGAACCTCACCTTTCTACCCATGCACCAACTGGGCTTACAAGGGATGAACCGACGCATTGCCATTTATGATCCCGAGTATCAACTATTGAATATGGTTTGTACCGCAGGGTCATATCTCTTAGCTGTTTCTACCTTTCCTTTCTTGGCAAACTTAATTTGGTCAGTATTCAAAGGAAAAGAAGCTGGGGCAAATCCTTGGAAGGCTTTAACCTTAGAATGGCAAACGACTTCGCCGCCACTGATTGAAAACTTTGAGGAAGAACCGGTTTTATGGTCAGGTCCCTATGATTATGGCATTGATATCTCAGAAGAAGACGATCAGTCGGTAGAAGAATTGTTGTCTGAAGTGAAAGCCGACATGAGTTAAGGGTTTGTCCTTCGTCATCAGTTCTTTGTCATTTGAGAAGAAAAGATCAATGTAGAGATGTTCGATGGAATGTCTCTGCATGACCCAATCTTGTTGTAACCAATTCAATCATAAGGTCAAAAAATTTATGCAAAGTTCAACGGTTAATCAGTCCCAAGATCTTAACGATGCAGAAAGTCAAAGCACTGCCCATGAGGAACATCCCGATCATCGGATGTTTGGTGTTGTCCTGTTTCTTGTAGCAGAGAGTATGATCTTTCTCGGACTATTTGGGGCTTACCTGATTTATTCTTCAGTAATTCCAGAATGGCCTCCTGCTGGAACCCCAGAATTAGAAATGCTTCTTCCCGGAGTCAACTCAATTATTCTGATTTCGAGTAGTTTTGTGATGCACCGGGGACAAAGCGCGATCAAGAAAAACGATGTTTCTGGGTTACAGTTTTGGTTTGGCTTAACCGCAGCGATGGGGGCGATTTTCCTCGCAGGGCAACTTTATGAGTACAGTCATCTCGAATTTGGTTTAACCACCAATCTGTTTACTAGCTGCTTTTTTGTTCTCACGGGGTTTCACGGCTTACACGTCACCGTTGGCTTATTGCTGATTTTATTTGTCTTGCAGCGATCCACCCGTCAAAATCACTATACTAGTGAAGAACATTTTGGTGTAGAAGCTTCAGAACTGTACTGGCACTTTGTTGATGTGGTTTGGGTAATTTTGTTTGGTTTAGTGTACCTGTTGTAGGCTCTTGTTCTATTCAACTCGGCAATTGGACACAAAAACATCATAAGGGAGGAGTTGACGCGCGTTAACCCCTCTTTTCAAGACTCATTTGCTGATCCCCACCTGAACTATAGACTCACAAACAATCGGAGTTGGGGTAAGGCAGATTAAGGGAAAGGCTAATCGAGTTTCCAGTCAAGGGAATTTTTTATTACTGAGCTGATCGAGTTGAGTTTCAAGCAGACTATTATGGCACAATGAATGGGTAACGAAAGAATGACAAATTTTTCTCTGCATATTGATTAACTAACCCACTGGCAATCGGGTTAAGGATTTGTTATTTTTCTTCTTAAAATTGCTTCTTATCAGACGAGCTAACCCATGAGCCGATCGCGCCAATCTAATCCCTCTAAAAAGCAAGCACAATCTCTCGCTCTGTCTGCTATCCATGAGCAAATTGCTGCCTTAAAAAAAGATCAGCAATGGTTTCTCAAACAAATTCAGCGTAAACGCACTGAGTTAAAAAACTTAGTGGAACAAATGCAAGACATTTCCCGAGAGATGTTTCAGCGCTGTCGCCCGGTTGTGGAAGAAATGATGGAGCGCGATCGCGAAATTCATCACCTATTCCAAGAGATTTTTACCAAGCGAAAATTTGGGAAAAAAAGCCGAAAACAAATTCAAAGTGTTTATAAATCTCTGCAAGAGGATGGCATTATT includes the following:
- a CDS encoding cytochrome C oxidase subunit II; its protein translation is MTTANKIKIASIAILIAIISLWYGQNHGLLPVAASPEAEAVDGIFQLMMTVATALFLLIEGVLIYSVIRFRQKPGDDSDGPPTEGNVSLEIVWTAIPTVIVLIISIYSFEVYNSMGGLNPEASRDPGPQQVAADNSSSQGLQGLIASASNYLALGLGESPGNQAKNLTPLSVDVNAIQYAFLFTYPDSGIVSGELHVPVGQPVKLNIEAGDVIHAFWVPQLRLKQDAVPGRETKISFTPERTGEYPIICAELCGPYHGAMKTQLIIESREEYQAWIQEQQVAQSQPLDDTVAVGTIDPLLAPYAEKIGVNEETLEALPAHHKH
- the ctaD gene encoding cytochrome c oxidase subunit I is translated as MTTPVANPQSEHLEEKRTWTDYFTFNTDHKVIGIQYLVTSFIFYLIGGALAAAVRTELATPESDFVSPEVYNQLFTVHGTVMIFLWIVPAGAGFANYLIPLMIGAKDMAFPRLNAVAFWMIPPGGLLLMASFFVGAPQAGWTSYPPLSLMTGKAGEEIWILSILILGTSSILGAINFLATILKMRMPEMGFFDLPLFCWSMLATGAMILVSTPVLAAALILLSFDLIVGTSFFNPTGGGDPIVYQHMFWFYSHPAVYIMILPFFGVISEVLPVHSRKPIFGYRAIAFSSLAISFLGLIVWAHHMFSSGTPGWLRMFFMATTMIIAVPTGIKVFGWCATIWGGKIRLNSAMLFGMGFVSSFLIGGLSGVMIASVPFDIHVHDTYFIVAHLHYVLFGGSVLGLFSAVYHWFPKMTGKYLNETWGKIHFGLTFIGLNLTFLPMHQLGLQGMNRRIAIYDPEYQLLNMVCTAGSYLLAVSTFPFLANLIWSVFKGKEAGANPWKALTLEWQTTSPPLIENFEEEPVLWSGPYDYGIDISEEDDQSVEELLSEVKADMS
- a CDS encoding heme-copper oxidase subunit III, encoding MQSSTVNQSQDLNDAESQSTAHEEHPDHRMFGVVLFLVAESMIFLGLFGAYLIYSSVIPEWPPAGTPELEMLLPGVNSIILISSSFVMHRGQSAIKKNDVSGLQFWFGLTAAMGAIFLAGQLYEYSHLEFGLTTNLFTSCFFVLTGFHGLHVTVGLLLILFVLQRSTRQNHYTSEEHFGVEASELYWHFVDVVWVILFGLVYLL
- a CDS encoding protoheme IX farnesyltransferase — its product is MTGTSLSPRNETFLQVIQSYYQLTKPRIIPLLLITTAAAMWLAGKGQVDPFNVFITLVGGTLAAASAQTLNCIYDKDIDYEMQRTRKRPIPSGRVQPQHALLFAIALAILSFSLMAWYVNVLSALLALSGIFVYMLVYTHWLKRHSTQNIVIGGAAGAIPALVGWAAVTGELSWTAWFLFAIVFFWTPPHFWALAMMICDDYAEVNVPMLPVVKGAKNTAEQVFAYTIFVVPFTFGLIYPLGESGLIYALFAGILGVTFIIKTWELRKTPEDKMKARSVFKYSILYMMLLCTGIVIDSLPLTHNMLSLVTDTIAQF
- a CDS encoding heme A synthase, whose amino-acid sequence is MTESAIYPKVNSSSAKVSAQQRVRRLIWKIAGATFILMAIGSATRVMDAGLACPDWPLCYGQVVPSQQMNLQVFLEWFHRLDAALIGLTTMGLVGLSIWFRRELPRWLPWASLLALVLVVVQGLLGGLTVTELLRFDIVTAHLGTALLFFCLLIGMGSALLPYQGTTTAKKLPWFGGVAVGLVYLQSLLGGLIASRWAVHQCYTGFELCSVMNTHLVGVLPASLATLAVVIFSWRTPALHPMLRQLANLSGIFLLLQILVGFATFHLHLQVEPLTVTHQAVGAALLGGLVAYTVLAVRDCATPSSAV